The following proteins are encoded in a genomic region of Zea mays cultivar B73 chromosome 9, Zm-B73-REFERENCE-NAM-5.0, whole genome shotgun sequence:
- the LOC109942362 gene encoding uncharacterized protein, which produces MAPRYVPINSTLRLACCCAHFNSSKLEMSRRGKYAKQRKGPLTGTAFDPLPLPSGVPVPMCFCGDPCKVDKSEDHDTYRQRYWMCANFAFEPTVVQRRMNLMTPPPLCDFEQWIDTEISEKDKKWLENLQKWDAEDKERMKKRREELAAEQQREDEEKMRRVAECREDKEKKLERARRAKEAMEENPDAFRKGKWPRCTQ; this is translated from the exons atggcgccgaggtacgttccTATAAATAGTACCCTACGTCTGGCTTGTTGCTGTGCTCATTTCAATTCTTCTAAACTAGAGATGTCTAGGCGTGGTAAATATGCTAAACAAAG GAAGGGTCCTTTGACCGGAACTGCCTTCGACCCGCTGCCTTTGCCAAGTGGTGTTCCAGTGCCTATGTgtttttgtggtgatccttgtaaggTCGATAAGTCTGAAGATCATGACACCTATCGACAGAggtattggatgtgtgctaactttGCATTTGAGCCAACTGTTGTTCAACGTCGGATGAATTTAATG ACTCCTCCACCGCTATGTGATTTTGAGCAGTGGATTGACACCGAAATATCAGAGAAAGATAAGAAGTGGCTGGAGAATCTTCAAAAGTGGGATGCAGAGGACAAAGAGAGGATGAAAAAAAGACGAGAGGAGCTTGCTGCCGAGCAACAACGTGAAGACGAAGAGAAAATGAGGCGTGTTGCTGAATGCAGGGAAGATAAGGAGAAGAAGCTTGAGCGTGCACGTCGTGcaaaggaagcaatggaggagaaCCCTGATGCATTTCGCAAAGGCAAATGGCCCCGTTGTACTCAGTAG
- the LOC100276484 gene encoding pyrrolidone-carboxylate peptidase, translating to MGSEGPSPVTVHVTGFKRFHGVAENPTERIVRGLQPFMETRGLPKGLVLGSCTVLEAAGQGALGPLYELLESTVSGRERQERVILLHFGANSGSHRFALENQAVNEATFRCPDELGWKPQRTPIISSDGSILHARQTTLPVEEISKSLQQMGYDVVPSDDAGRFVCNYVYYHSLKFAEKHGIGSLFVHFPLFLAIDEEVQMQFVASLLEVLASLNFQ from the exons atgggTTCCGAGGGGCCTTCTCCCGTCACCGTCCACGTCACCGGATTCAAGAGGTTCCATGGAGTCGCCGAGAACCCGACGGAGAGGATCGTGCGCGGTCTCCAGCCATTCATGGAGACGAGAGGGTTGCCCAAGGGCCTTGTTCTCGGGAGCTGCACCGTCCTTGAGGCCGCCGGGCAGGGCGCGCTTGGCCCGCTGTATGAACTGCTGGAGTCGACCGTCTCCGGCCGGGAACGTCAGGAGCGAGTAATTCTG CTCCATTTTGGCGCCAACAGTGGTTCACATAGGTTTGCTCTTGAGAATCAAGCTGTTAATGAAGCTACTTTCCGTTGCCCTGATGAGCTAGGATGGAAACCACAG AGGACACCTATCATATCGTCAGATGGAAGCATCTTACACGCAAGACAG ACTACACTGCCAGTGGAGGAGATAAGCAAGTCTCTCCAACAGATGGGATACGACGTGGTGCCTTCAGACGACGCTGGTCGATTTGTGTGCAACTACGTCTACTACCACTCACTCAAGTTTGCAGAGAAGCATGGGATCGGGTCTCTGTTTGTCCATTTCCCCCTCTTCCTGGCAATCGACGAGGAAGTCCAGATGCAGTTTGTCGCTTCCCTTCTAGAGGTCCTCGCTTCCTTGAACTTCCAGTGA
- the LOC109942429 gene encoding protein MAIN-LIKE 1-like: MAQFHLLDPFYDESHRGRLLSEGQDLATLRSRTHNGFLDMVFDDRYTNYLRRAGLDVISYQLRRGLPTIDSAAITALVDRWRPETHSFHLPFGEMTVTLEDAQKILGLNVGGRAVTGQCDSDGWRARVEAFLGRELPAEGVERTAGVGITWLRQSFGVCPADADEATVQFYCRAWILHMFGCVLFPDATGDCASWMYIPCLTDWDTAGQYSWGSAVLSFLYRQLCEACRRTSSSSSIGGCVYLLQIWMWFRIPVGRPRVFQPRPWPWMIHGNDRLRPTYAYIWDQVAAPFARAKRAYMEYVNEFDTLSASSVTWQPYNAPEYAGMIFSVVCSSEDELYMMQCPLVCFWCVEWHLPHRVQRQFGRNQLWPVEDVPTSKELHKFDRRKQKKITDFRQHHLILVNDWESGAENVYSNDELHNNSDYRRYQAWYQGATRCKLRQQWTAEDYADIDSSDDEETEYDLTTRLGTQVEAAPILDRVGNTLRRSVEDIDRQLLTTGDSSMRSFLQRLSRRLRGAAARCGCRTTVAHDVHVPSCTDTATPSTGLGAGFDYDHDEIGPSQLEGAPSTQPLQPQDRRRHRSPQRYTPGTDALGKGKTRRR, translated from the exons ATGGCACAGTTCCACCTTCTCGACCCGTTCTACGACGAGAGCCACCGGGGGCGCCTTCTGTCGGAAGGCCAG GACCTAGCAACGCTTCGTTCTAGGACACACAATGGGTTCCTAGACATGGTGTTCGACGACAGGTACACTAATTACCTCAGACGAGCAGGTCTAGATGTAATATCTTACCAGTTACGACGCGGGTTGCCTACTATTGATTCGGCGGCCATTACTGCACTTGTGGACAG GTGGCGTCCTGAGACACATAGTTTTCATCTTCCTTTTGGTGAGATGACAGTCACATTAGAGGATGCACAGAAGATACTTGGACTCAATGTTGGTGGCAGAGCAGTGACAGGCCAATGTGACTCTGACGGATGGAGGGCTAGAGTTGAGGCCTTTCTTGGTAGGGAGCTTCCTGCTGAGGGCGTTGAACGGACTGCTGGAGTAGGCATCACATGGCTCCGTCAGTCTTTTGGTGTGTGCCCTGCTGATGCTGATGAGGCTACAGTCCAGTtctattgtcgagcttggatctTGCACATGTTTGGTTGTGTCCTCTTTCCAGACGCCACAGGAGACTGCGCGTCCTGGATGTACATCCCATGTCTAACCGACTGGGATACAGCTGGACAGTACAGTTGGGGCTCCGCTGTGCTTTCTTTTTTGTACCGGCAGCTTTGTGAAGCTTGCCGTCGTACGTCCTCCTCTTCGTCTATAGGCGGTTGCGTCTACCTCCTGCAGATATGGATGTG GTTTCGCATACCAGTTGGTCGACCACGTGTTTTCCAGCCTAGACCCTGGCCATGGATGATTCATGGAAATGATCGTCTTCGACCGACGTATGCTTATATTTGGGACCAAGTGGCAGCTCCTTTTGCGAGAGCTAAGAGGGCATACATGGAGTATGTTAACGAGTTTGACACCCTTTCTGCCTCTAGC GTCACATGGCAGCCATACAACGCACCTGAGTATGCTGGGATGATCTTTAGTGTAGTATGCAGCAGTGAAGATGAACTCTATATGATGCAATGTCCTTTGGTCTGTTTCTGGTGTGTTGAGTGGCACCTACCTCACAGGGTTCAGAGACAGTTTGGTAGGAACCAGCTATGGCCGGTTGAAGATGTTCCTACTTCAAAGGAGCTACACAA ATTTGACCGGCGGAAGCAAAAGAAGATAACGGACTTTCGTCAACATCATCTGATATTAGTAAATGATTGGGAATCGGGTGCTGAGAATGTATATTCCAACGATGAGTTGCACAACAATAGTGATTACAGGCGGTACCAAGCTTGGTACCAGGGTGCGACTCGTTGTAAGCTTCGCCAGCAGTGGACAGCGGAAGACTACGCCGACATTGATTCTTCAGACGATGAAGAAACGGAGTATGACCTGACCACTAGACTGGGAACCCAAGTGGAGGCGGCACCCATATTAGATCGAGTG GGTAACACATTGCGACGGTCGGTAGAGGACATTGATCGCCAACTTTTGACTACGGGCGACAGCAGCATGCGCAGCTTCTTGCAG CGTTTATCTAGGCGCCTACGTGGAGCTGCTGCTCGCTGTGGCTGCAGGACTACTGTTGCACATGACGTCCATGTACCATCGTGTACCGACACAGCAACGCCCTCCACAGGTCTTGGTGCTGGCTTCGACTACGATCACGACGAGATAGGACCTTCACAGCTTGAGGGGGCTCCTTCGACACAGCCATTACAACCACAGGATCGTAGGCGACACCGCTCTCCACAAcgttacactccaggcaccgacgctttaggcaagggtaagactaggagacGTTGA